The following is a genomic window from Myxococcales bacterium.
AAAGCTGGATTCAAAAAAATTCGCAAAGCTCATGACGGTACATGCGAAGTGATAGTTATGCAGTGGTTTGATCAAGATTAATGTAAGCTAGATTTTTTTGCTAAGCGCCCTAAAGTAAAGCGCGCTTTGGTCTCACTTTCTTCAACAAAGTGGGCCTCAGCGCGCTTTTAAGCAGAGCTTAAATATCCCTTACAAGGCCGATTGAGCCTCACAAGCGATTTCTTTCATAACAGCAACCGCACGATCAGGATGAGCTCCCACCGCACTTTCACCACTCAACATCACCGCTCTACTTCCTTGCCACACAGCATGAGCAATATTATCTGCTTCTGCTCTCGTGGGTCTTGTAGAAGTTGTCATAGACTCAAGCATCTGTGTTGCAGTGATGACCTCTTTACCAAGCTTTTTGGCTATTGCCATCAAAGAACGTTGGACAGTTGGAACTTTAGCAAAACCAATTTCCACAGCCAAATCGCCTCTAGCTACCATAACCCCATCGCTCTCCGCAATAATATCAGAAAGGTTTGCTACAGCTTCTGGAGTTTCTATTTTTGCTACAACCGGAGTATGTGCTCCAAGTTCCTTAATGATGTCTTTAGTTTTTTTAACGTCGTCCCTTGTACGAACAAAACTAAGTCCAATAGCGTCGACTTGTTGTTCCACAGCAAATTTCAGATCCTCTAGATCTTTTTCAGTCAAACTTGGAGCAGAAATTTTTGATCCTGGCAAATTAATACCTTTACTAGATTTTAATAGCCCACCGACTATTACTTTAATTTTGAGGAACTCATCGCCGTCAATGGAAACTTTTTCTAAAGCCTTAGCGTGAAGAAAACCATCGTCAAAGAAGATATC
Proteins encoded in this region:
- the pyk gene encoding pyruvate kinase, whose translation is MSKKIYNIIILFALLNSVVGCHIFKSSENNKSDNIKVNIFDKQDKSPQVVATLGPASTSMESLSKMIDAGLNMARINASHGDHEFQTILIKNLRIAAQKAGRQIKILMDLQGPKIRVDKLKNPLELKSGEEWLIGESQAVAKNSTSSLRFIPTIYKDLVKDAAVGGDIFFDDGFLHAKALEKVSIDGDEFLKIKVIVGGLLKSSKGINLPGSKISAPSLTEKDLEDLKFAVEQQVDAIGLSFVRTRDDVKKTKDIIKELGAHTPVVAKIETPEAVANLSDIIAESDGVMVARGDLAVEIGFAKVPTVQRSLMAIAKKLGKEVITATQMLESMTTSTRPTRAEADNIAHAVWQGSRAVMLSGESAVGAHPDRAVAVMKEIACEAQSAL